A genomic window from Eriocheir sinensis breed Jianghai 21 chromosome 9, ASM2467909v1, whole genome shotgun sequence includes:
- the LOC126995962 gene encoding host cell factor 2-like isoform X4 produces the protein MVEYGKYSNELYELQASRWEWKRVKPRLPRNGPPPCPRLGHSFTLIGNKVYLFGGLANDSEDPKNNIPKYLNDLYTLELRSNSNVMSWDIPDTYGSPPPPRESHTGVAYTSKDKPKLVIYGGMSGTRLGDLWILDISTMNWERPTVSGVHPLPRSLHSATLLGHRMFVFGGWVPLLMEEVKGPINEKSEWKCTNTLACLNLETMAWEDALMDKFEEQMPRARAGHCSVGIHTRLFVWSGRDGYRKAWNNQVCCKDLWYLETSVPGSPGRVQLVRASTSTLEVCWGATPTADAYLLQIQKYDIPTPASTASTPTTPTSTPATPGIPVSKPITLTQTVLRPATPGAPTPLTPTSPQTIRAGSNIVRVRAPGAGQIKVIGAGGQTTQILRPATATTTTQSGMTGIAALAAAAAATQKITTSTGAAATPTTVKVVQPNALVTPPGLKVATTIAGQTVRLVAPPGQFLNNQGTAVTPGGKQFILQKSGVPGSQPQIVTLVKTSKGLTPMSKVNLVQSKAGVAGQGATIVKLVTTQAGGTGKPVMTTTTSQAGQILSLPAGTQAAGKAVGQGQNIVIAKQQLGTTTVGGKQTIVITKPGGGGPSGVRPQTSQIIVVTTASAMRGLQPAATTPITTPAGSQSAQVSAGGGVKMIVVSSGGVGGTTTTQAITKPMTITVAGQAGQAGANTKTVTIAAKTGTPSTTALLNTGSGQIIAVPTQGLLQTGQQALTIGGKPVTVQVTTTGGQKTVTLVTSQASSHATTSTTSSATSSQPSTSLASAGDGPVTSDAALAALAAEAGLIIPSEGDQSEQAAGAAAAQENTENSALQNNSEGQLGEGAKQVPKTEPGESGEGKRQEGNNANADGSENTIKQEPVDPDGVTDPTNPATSSSGSGEAGDTTDPLATLASAAINSSLSTTTPTIKTEEPTPTFTNGLNQDTNGAKKPECDWFDVGIIRGTVCTVQAYYLPTEAEAIKNETYTDAEGEVTERKASGIEVKLQPGTAYKFRVAGINACGRGPWSEVSAFKTCLPGFPGAPSAIKISKSTEGAHLSWEPPQNAAGDIVEYSVYLAIKNAGNQQQETGSGGAHLAFMRVYCGASNQCTVLNTQLAAAHIDTTNKPAIIFRIAARNDKGYGPATQVRWLQDSVVGSAAGGQKVVMRRPAGDNRSPVAVKKFKADGEPML, from the exons ATGGTGGAATATGGCAAATACAG CAATGAACTGTATGAACTCCAGGCATCCAGATGGGAGTGGAAGCGCGTCAAGCCTCGGCTACCCCGCAATGGCCCCCCACCGTGTCCCCGCCTTGGCCATTCCTTCACACTCATTGGGAACAAAGTGTATCTCTTTGGGGGACTTGCTAATGACAGCGAGGATCCCAAAAACAACATCCCAAA GTACCTTAATGATCTGTACACACTGGAGCTGAGGTCCAACTCTAACGTAATGTCCTGGGACATCCCTGATACTTATggctcaccaccaccgccgaggGAATCACATACAGGCGTGGCATACACCAGTAAAGACAAGCCCAAGCTGGTGATCTATGGGGGCATGAGTGGCACTCGACTAGGGGACCTCTGGATACTTGACATAA GCACCATGAATTGGGAGCGACCAACAGTGAGCGGAGTGCACCCTCTCCCCCGCTCCCTGCACTCGGCCACGCTGCTCGGGCATCGCATGTTCGTGTTTGGTGGCTGGGTGCCTCTGctgatggaggaggtgaagggaccCATCAATGAGAAGTCAGAGTGGAAGTGTACCAATACCCTGGCTTGTTTAAATCTAG AGACAATGGCTTGGGAGGATGCACTGATGGACAAGTTTGAGGAGCAGATGCCACGGGCAAGGGCTGGCCACTGTTCGGTTGGCATCCACACCCGCCTCTTTGTGTGGTCAGGCAGAGACGGGTACAGGAAAGCCTGGAACAATCAG GTGTGCTGCAAGGACCTCTGGTACCTGGAGACCAGCGTGCCAGGTTCCCCAGGACGggtgcagctggtgagggcttcCACCTCGACCCTGGAAGTGTGCTGGGGTGCCACGCCCACTGCTGATGCCTACCTTCTGCAG ATACAAAAATATGATATTCCAACTCCAGCCTCCACTGCATCAactcccaccacccccaccagcaCCCCTGCCACCCCTGGCATCCCTGTCAGCAAGCCCATTACTCTCACCCAGACCGTGCTGCGGCCAGCCACCCCTGGGGCCCCCACCCCCCTTACACCTACCTCACCTCAGACAATCAGAG CTGGCAGCAACATAGTGCGTGTTCGGGCACCAGGGGCTGGCCAGATTAAGGTGATCGGTGCAGGAGGCCAGACCACACAAATCCTGCGGCcagctaccgccaccaccaccactcagagTGGTATGACTGGAATTGCTGccctggctgctgctgctgctgccacccaGAAGATCACCACCAGCACAGGGGCAGCTGCCACACCTACCACAGTGAAGGTGGTGCAGCCTAATGCCTTGGTCACACCCCCAGGACTCAAGGTTGCCACTACCATTGCCGGCCAGACTGTCAGACTAGTGGCACCTCCTGGCCAG TTTCTGAATAACCAGGGAACAGCAGTAACACCTGGAGGCAAACAGTTCATCCTGCAGAAAAGTGGAGTGCCTGGCTCACAGCCTCAGATTGTTACCCTCGTCAAGACCAGCAAGGGCCTCACACCT ATGTCTAAAGTGAATTTGGTGCAAAGCAAAGCTGGTGTTGCTGGACAGGGAGCAACCATTGTCAAGCTGGTCACCACACAGGCTGGCGGGACTGGCAAGCCtgtcatgaccaccaccacctcacaggCTGGACAGATTCTTAGCCTCCCTGCAGGAACACAGGCTGCAGGCAAGGCCGTGGGTCAGGGCCAGAACATTGTTATCGCCAAGCAACAG CTGGGCACCACCACTGTAGGAGGAAAGCAGACAATAGTGATCACTAAACCTGGTGGGGGAGGACCCAGTGGAGTGAGGCCCCAGACCTCTCAAATAATTGTGGTCACAACAGCCTCAGCCATGAGGGGCTTACAGccagccgccaccacccccatcaccacgccAGCAGGATCACAGTCAGCACAG GTGTCTGCTGGTGGGGGTGTTAAGATGATTGTGGTGTCATCTGGGGGTGTtggaggcaccaccaccacccaggccaTCACCAAGCCCATGACGATCACTGTGGCAGGCCAGGCCGGCCAGGCTGGTGCCAACACCAAGACGGTCACCATAGCTGCCAAAACTGGCACACCAAGCACCACAGCACTCCTCAACACGGGCTCAGGACAGATTATTGCAGTGCCAACACAAGGGCTTCTGCAGACTGGCCAACAA GCACTAACCATTGGGGGAAAACCTGTAACAGTACAAGTGACAACGACTGGGGGCCAGAAGACTGTGACATTGGTGACTTCCCAGGCCAGCAGCcatgccaccaccagcaccaccagttcAGCCACGTCCAGCCAGCCCTCCACCTCCCTGGCCAGTGCTGGGGATGGGCCAGTCACCTCTGATGCTGCCCTTGCTGCTCTTGCTGCTGAGGCGGGTCTTATCATCCCCTCAGAAGGTGATCAGAGTGAACAGGCGGCAGGAGCTGCAGCTGCacaagaaaacacagaaaacagTGCATTACAGAATAATAGTGAGGGTCAGCTTGGGGAGGGGGCAAAACAGGTACCCAAGACTGAACCTGgggagagtggggaagggaagcGGCAAGAGGGGAACAATGCCAATGCGGATGGCAGTGAAAACACAATAAAGCAGGAACCTGTGGATCCTGATGGAGTGACAGACCCAACCAACCCAGCAACAAGCAGCAGTGGCAGTGGGGAGGCTGGGGACACAACAGACCCCCTGGCCACCCTTGCCTCTGCTGCCATCAACTCCTCCCTCAGCACAACTACACCCACCATCAAGACAGAGGAGCCCACCCCAACCTTCACCAATGGCCTCAACCAGGACACA aATGGCGCCAAAAAGCCAGAGTGTGACTGGTTTGATGTAGGCATCATCCGAGGCACAGTCTGCACAGTACAAGCCTACTACCTCCCCACCGAGGCCGAGGCCATCAAGAATGAGACCTACACGGACGCGGAGGGAGAGGTTACTGAGAGGAAAGCAAGCGGCATTGAAGTGAAGCTGCAGCCTGGCACTGCCTACAAGTTCAGGGTGGCGGGGATCAATGCCTGCGGACGGGGACCCTGGAGTGAGGTCTCTGCCTTCAAGACCTGCTTGCCTGGCTTCCCTGGAGCACCTTCAGCCATCAAAATCTCCAAGTCAACTGAGGGGGCTCACCTCTCCTGGGAGCCACCTCAGAATGCTGCCGGGGACATCGTAGAGTACTCAGTCTACTTGGCCATAAAGAATGCTGGGAATCAGCAGCAG GAGACTGGAAGTGGAGGTGCACATCTTGCATTTATGCGAGTGTACTGTGGTGCCAGCAACCAGTGCACGGTGCTCAACACACAGCTGGCAGCAGCACACATTGACACCACTAACAAACCTGCCATCATTTTCCGGATAGCTGCCAGAAACGATAAGGGTTATGGCCCTGCCACACAAGTTAGGTGGCTACAAG ACTCCGTGGTGGGCAGTGCAGCCGGGGGTCAGAAGGTGGTGATGCGACGGCCGGCAGGAGACAACAGGTCACCCGTCGCAGTGAAGAAGTTTAAGGCAGATGGAGAGCCAATGCTATAG